One window of the Thermodesulfomicrobium sp. WS genome contains the following:
- a CDS encoding pyruvate carboxylase, producing the protein MARTFDAVVEELRGKKILVANRGIPARRIMRSIKEVFHAVPLVTATDVDKTAPYTASAHELLLLGEDHRAYLDIQTIVAKAKAKGVIAIHPGWGFASEDDNFPRVCAEAGIVFIGPTAEAMRLLGNKVEVRRLAKSLDIPVVPGSEGAVSIEEAREVVRQLGLPVMLKAEGGGGGRGIYEVFDEGQLEDSFIKASALAQASFGNPRLYVERLLTSVRHIEIQVIADKYGNIFAFDERDCTIQRNHQKLVEITPSPWPGMTPALRAQLKDYARRLVQAVGYFSLCTVEFLVDREGRPYLIEVNTRLQVEHGITECRYGIDLVEEQIAVAFGAELRLREEEILPHSCAIQVRINCEDPRQKFAPNSGRITRYISPGGPGIRVDSCVSSGYEFPSQYDSAASLLIAYGRDWNKVLGTLERALGEYIVGGLKTTIPFHRQVIAHPRFRSGDYDTTFVDTTPELMDYRDPEPEAMRLARLVAEISAKGYNPYLKLGEYRTRDSVRIGPFRPSLPRIEPEYYRYPYPRGDRDAILDFIRDSGYVHFSDTTCRDITQSNSGNRFRLAEDRIIGPYLDNCGFFSLENGGGAHFHVAMLANMTYPFTEAKEWNAFAPKTLKQILIRSTNVLGYKPQPRNLMRRTGEMICEHYDVIRCFDFLNHIENMRPFAEVALASRKNIWEPAISLSWAQGFDVPHYLGVVEEIIAMTAEVAGCSKKKAEKLIILGLKDMAGVCPPRFMTELVSALRKAYPELVIHYHRHYTDGLFVPAVAAAAKAGAHIVDTAIGAAVRWYGQGEVLSTAAYIEELGMKTNLNKEMIRTAGFVLKQIMPYYDRYTAPYFQGIDYDVVEHGMPGGATSSSQEGAMKQGYIHLLPYMLKFLAGTRKIVRYHDVTPGSQITWNTAFLAVTCAFKRGGRKAVRRLLHVLDQVVNTPEDQVSEELRRDRLMIYQDANDAFRDLLLGKFGRLPLGFPPDWVYASAFGPDYAEALARRTERSPLVNLADVDIAAETRALTEHIGRAPTEEELIMYLNHPGDALKTIQFVRTYGDPNNLPLHVWFEGLRVGEKLLFRDSLGKHHELVITHIARPDDHGMSLVAYSLDSEFFSMQVKVAEGTAKDEGGVEMADPNNPYHVAAPSNGDLWVMHVKPGDLVKKGEEICNISIMKQEKAVLAPVDGMVERVLKFADFHEDKKMVPVKEGELLVVLVPAPKKCPTCGMAVTREEYRFCPGCGQKV; encoded by the coding sequence ATGGCGCGCACCTTCGATGCGGTTGTCGAGGAACTTCGTGGGAAAAAGATCTTGGTGGCCAACCGGGGGATCCCGGCGCGGCGGATCATGCGTTCCATCAAGGAAGTTTTCCATGCAGTGCCTCTGGTGACGGCCACGGATGTGGACAAAACCGCACCCTATACAGCTTCAGCCCATGAACTTTTGCTTTTGGGCGAAGACCACCGGGCGTATTTGGACATCCAGACCATTGTGGCCAAGGCCAAAGCCAAAGGGGTTATTGCCATCCATCCCGGGTGGGGGTTTGCTTCCGAAGACGACAACTTCCCGAGGGTCTGTGCGGAGGCGGGCATTGTCTTCATCGGCCCCACGGCCGAGGCCATGCGGCTTTTGGGGAACAAGGTCGAAGTGCGGCGACTTGCCAAAAGCCTAGATATCCCGGTGGTGCCTGGCTCCGAGGGGGCGGTGAGTATTGAGGAAGCCCGAGAGGTGGTCCGGCAGCTGGGCTTGCCGGTCATGCTCAAGGCCGAAGGCGGCGGCGGCGGCCGGGGCATTTACGAGGTGTTCGACGAAGGGCAACTGGAAGACTCCTTCATCAAGGCCTCGGCCTTGGCGCAGGCCTCCTTCGGCAACCCCCGGCTCTATGTGGAGCGACTGCTCACCTCGGTGCGTCACATCGAAATCCAGGTGATCGCCGACAAGTACGGCAATATCTTCGCCTTTGATGAGCGCGACTGCACCATTCAGCGCAATCATCAGAAACTGGTGGAGATCACCCCCTCCCCGTGGCCGGGCATGACACCGGCGCTGCGCGCCCAGCTCAAGGACTACGCCCGTCGCTTGGTGCAGGCCGTGGGCTATTTCTCCTTGTGCACGGTGGAGTTTCTGGTGGACCGCGAGGGGCGACCGTACCTCATCGAGGTCAATACGCGTCTGCAGGTGGAGCACGGCATCACCGAGTGCCGCTACGGCATCGACCTCGTGGAAGAGCAGATCGCCGTGGCCTTTGGCGCCGAACTGCGGCTGCGGGAAGAAGAAATCCTGCCGCATAGCTGTGCCATCCAGGTGCGTATCAATTGTGAGGACCCGCGGCAGAAATTCGCCCCCAACTCCGGTCGGATCACCCGCTACATCTCGCCTGGCGGCCCAGGGATTCGAGTGGATTCGTGCGTGAGCAGCGGCTATGAATTTCCCTCGCAGTATGACTCGGCGGCGTCGCTGCTCATTGCGTATGGTCGGGATTGGAACAAGGTGCTGGGGACCTTGGAGCGGGCCTTGGGCGAGTACATTGTCGGCGGGCTCAAGACCACCATCCCTTTCCACCGGCAGGTGATCGCCCATCCCCGCTTCCGCAGCGGCGACTACGACACCACCTTTGTGGATACCACTCCCGAACTCATGGACTACCGGGATCCAGAGCCGGAGGCCATGCGTCTGGCCCGCTTGGTGGCGGAAATTTCCGCCAAGGGGTATAATCCGTATTTGAAACTGGGCGAATACCGCACCCGCGACAGCGTTCGCATCGGTCCTTTCCGGCCGAGCCTGCCGCGCATCGAGCCGGAATACTACCGCTATCCCTACCCGCGCGGAGATCGCGACGCCATCCTCGATTTCATTCGTGATTCCGGGTACGTGCATTTTTCTGACACCACGTGCCGTGACATCACCCAGTCCAACTCCGGCAACCGCTTCCGCTTGGCCGAGGACCGCATCATTGGTCCCTACTTGGACAATTGCGGGTTCTTCTCCTTGGAAAACGGCGGCGGTGCCCATTTCCACGTGGCCATGCTCGCCAACATGACCTATCCCTTTACCGAGGCCAAGGAGTGGAACGCCTTTGCCCCCAAGACCCTCAAACAGATCCTCATTCGTTCCACCAATGTGCTCGGCTACAAGCCCCAGCCGCGCAACCTCATGCGCCGCACCGGCGAGATGATCTGCGAGCACTACGACGTCATCCGCTGTTTCGATTTTCTCAATCACATCGAAAACATGCGCCCGTTTGCGGAAGTGGCGCTCGCCTCGAGGAAGAATATCTGGGAGCCGGCCATCTCGCTCTCGTGGGCCCAGGGGTTTGACGTGCCGCACTATCTGGGCGTGGTGGAGGAGATCATCGCCATGACCGCCGAAGTGGCGGGGTGTTCCAAGAAAAAAGCGGAAAAGCTCATTATCCTTGGGCTCAAGGACATGGCAGGGGTGTGTCCGCCCCGGTTCATGACCGAGCTCGTTTCCGCCCTCCGCAAGGCCTATCCGGAGCTCGTGATCCATTATCATCGGCACTACACGGATGGACTCTTCGTACCTGCAGTGGCGGCGGCCGCCAAGGCCGGAGCCCATATCGTCGATACCGCCATCGGTGCGGCGGTGCGCTGGTATGGCCAGGGGGAGGTGCTCTCCACCGCGGCCTACATCGAAGAGCTGGGCATGAAGACCAATCTCAACAAAGAGATGATCCGTACTGCGGGCTTTGTGCTCAAACAGATCATGCCCTACTACGATCGCTACACCGCGCCGTATTTTCAAGGCATCGATTATGACGTCGTCGAGCATGGAATGCCGGGAGGGGCCACATCGTCCTCGCAGGAAGGGGCGATGAAGCAGGGATATATTCATCTGCTGCCGTACATGCTCAAGTTCCTGGCCGGGACGCGCAAAATCGTACGCTACCACGACGTGACTCCTGGGTCGCAGATTACCTGGAATACGGCGTTTCTGGCGGTGACCTGCGCCTTCAAACGCGGTGGACGCAAGGCGGTGCGGCGGCTTTTGCATGTGCTCGATCAGGTTGTAAATACGCCGGAAGATCAGGTTTCCGAGGAGCTGCGTCGCGACCGCCTCATGATCTATCAGGACGCCAACGACGCCTTCCGCGACCTCTTGCTTGGAAAGTTCGGCCGCCTGCCCTTGGGGTTCCCGCCGGATTGGGTGTACGCCTCCGCCTTTGGTCCCGACTATGCGGAGGCCCTGGCGCGGCGCACGGAGCGCTCTCCCTTGGTGAACCTGGCGGACGTGGATATCGCCGCCGAGACCCGCGCCTTGACTGAGCACATTGGCCGGGCGCCCACGGAAGAAGAGCTCATCATGTACCTCAATCATCCCGGCGACGCCCTCAAGACCATCCAATTCGTGCGCACGTACGGCGATCCCAACAACTTGCCGCTGCATGTCTGGTTCGAGGGATTGCGGGTGGGCGAGAAGCTCCTTTTCCGCGACAGCCTCGGCAAGCACCATGAGCTGGTGATCACGCATATCGCCCGCCCTGACGACCACGGCATGAGCCTGGTTGCCTACAGTCTCGATTCCGAGTTTTTCAGCATGCAGGTGAAGGTGGCGGAAGGCACGGCCAAGGACGAGGGCGGCGTGGAGATGGCGGATCCCAACAATCCCTATCATGTGGCTGCCCCATCCAATGGCGACCTCTGGGTCATGCACGTGAAGCCAGGGGATCTGGTCAAAAAAGGCGAAGAGATCTGCAATATCTCCATCATGAAGCAGGAAAAGGCCGTGCTCGCACCCGTGGATGGCATGGTGGAACGCGTGCTGAAATTCGCGGACTTTCATGAGGACAAGAAGATGGTGCCGGTCAAGGAGGGGGAACTCCTGGTGGTATTGGTCCCCGCCCCCAAGAAATGTCCCACGTGCGGCATGGCGGTCACGCGGGAGGAGTACCGCTTCTGCCCCGGATGTGGTCAGAAGGTGTAG
- a CDS encoding biotin--[acetyl-CoA-carboxylase] ligase, protein MDWDDDALGAPLRPEDSLWQAMGCADPGWPGPERVRVLAACSSTLDVAWQLVRRGELAPWDSVLCARQWAGRGQMRRSWTSPPGNLYASVRLPNLPSAWVPLVSLMVGFGIRQGLGQEAVRLKWPNDLVLEGKKLGGILLEERDGVLVAGIGINLVSAPPIEELRSEAALPAGRLPAPCPPVLALWRQLVHGLRLCYETIPASMSPAAWCSSLSSCLAWHGQWVQVEDHRSSICGVLCGVAEDGALRLALPGGEEARITSGSLRPLSPNS, encoded by the coding sequence GTGGATTGGGATGACGATGCCTTGGGCGCACCGCTGCGCCCCGAAGACTCGTTGTGGCAGGCCATGGGATGTGCGGATCCTGGCTGGCCTGGCCCGGAACGGGTGAGGGTGCTTGCGGCCTGTTCTTCGACCTTGGACGTGGCGTGGCAGTTGGTGCGGCGCGGAGAGCTTGCCCCGTGGGATTCGGTGCTATGCGCCCGCCAATGGGCAGGCCGAGGACAGATGCGGCGGTCGTGGACTTCTCCTCCGGGAAACCTCTACGCCAGCGTGCGGTTGCCGAACCTCCCTTCTGCCTGGGTGCCGCTGGTCTCCCTCATGGTGGGGTTCGGGATACGCCAAGGATTGGGGCAGGAAGCCGTGCGTCTCAAGTGGCCCAACGATCTGGTTTTGGAAGGGAAGAAACTCGGCGGGATCCTCCTGGAAGAGCGCGACGGCGTGCTCGTGGCCGGTATTGGCATCAATCTTGTTTCCGCCCCGCCAATCGAGGAGCTTCGATCCGAAGCAGCTCTTCCCGCAGGGAGGCTTCCCGCGCCGTGCCCGCCGGTTTTGGCCCTGTGGCGGCAACTTGTGCACGGGCTTCGTCTCTGCTACGAGACGATCCCTGCCTCCATGAGTCCTGCGGCGTGGTGTTCTTCCCTTTCTTCCTGTCTGGCCTGGCATGGCCAATGGGTTCAGGTCGAAGATCATCGATCATCGATTTGTGGTGTTCTCTGCGGTGTGGCCGAGGACGGGGCCTTGCGGTTGGCGCTTCCTGGAGGCGAAGAGGCGCGGATCACCAGTGGATCGCTGCGACCTCTGTCCCCTAACTCATAG
- a CDS encoding CheR family methyltransferase: MVAITADEISTLTKYVYALCGVALDASKAYLLESRFKPLLSKYGLSSYMELYQRAVADKSGEMEKDIVSAITTNETLFFRDNAPFEVLKYKILPDIIDARSKVYAGRPIPIRIWSAACSTGQEVYSIAIALVETLGRLDRYQISILGTDISDEAIAKASYGKYNKFEIERGLPMNVLHRYFTSTGDGWRIKDEIRAMAVFKKFNLMKPFTGLGRFDVVFCRNVAIYFTHHDKRAVFEKIAGVLEPDGALIIGSTESLSGVTTMFEPRRYMRAVFYQLAGSPRPAAASTAPPQPAAFSAPSPPRPVAAPRPSLASTSRPAAAPLGASAAAMPKTPAAPASTPPSPGATTVRPPQAAPPLPRDPETLAVSPPAPAPVEQEAAARPAPPRRQAPPPPTRRLPPQGPPADKVALKKLLLQKKAAKQAGTA, translated from the coding sequence ATGGTGGCCATTACTGCCGACGAAATCAGTACGCTGACCAAATATGTCTATGCCTTGTGCGGCGTGGCCCTGGATGCGAGCAAGGCATATCTTTTGGAGTCGCGCTTCAAGCCATTGCTTTCCAAGTATGGCCTGTCGTCCTACATGGAGCTCTACCAGAGGGCCGTTGCGGACAAAAGCGGGGAGATGGAAAAAGATATTGTCAGCGCCATCACTACCAATGAGACGTTGTTTTTCCGCGACAATGCTCCCTTTGAGGTCCTCAAGTACAAAATCCTCCCAGACATCATCGACGCCCGCTCCAAGGTATATGCAGGCCGGCCGATCCCCATTCGCATCTGGAGTGCGGCATGTTCCACGGGTCAGGAGGTGTATAGCATCGCCATCGCCCTCGTGGAGACCCTCGGGCGGCTCGATCGCTACCAGATCTCGATCCTCGGTACGGATATCTCCGACGAAGCCATCGCCAAAGCGAGCTACGGCAAGTACAACAAGTTTGAGATTGAACGTGGGCTCCCCATGAATGTCTTACACCGCTATTTTACGTCCACTGGAGATGGATGGCGCATCAAGGACGAGATCCGCGCCATGGCGGTATTCAAGAAATTCAATCTCATGAAGCCGTTTACCGGCCTTGGCCGTTTCGATGTGGTCTTTTGCCGTAACGTGGCCATCTACTTTACGCATCACGACAAGCGGGCGGTGTTCGAGAAGATCGCTGGCGTGCTCGAACCGGACGGTGCGCTCATCATTGGGTCCACCGAGTCCCTTTCCGGGGTGACGACAATGTTCGAGCCGCGGCGGTATATGCGCGCCGTGTTTTATCAGTTGGCTGGATCCCCGCGCCCGGCTGCCGCGAGCACAGCGCCGCCGCAGCCTGCGGCCTTTTCTGCTCCTTCTCCGCCGCGGCCGGTGGCTGCGCCCCGCCCGTCTTTGGCCAGTACCTCCCGGCCTGCCGCGGCGCCCCTGGGAGCGTCCGCCGCCGCTATGCCGAAAACGCCGGCAGCGCCTGCCTCGACTCCGCCGTCACCAGGCGCGACCACGGTGCGGCCGCCGCAGGCTGCGCCCCCGTTGCCGCGGGACCCTGAAACGCTCGCTGTGTCCCCCCCTGCGCCAGCACCTGTGGAGCAGGAGGCTGCGGCGCGTCCTGCCCCGCCGCGCCGCCAGGCTCCGCCGCCCCCAACCCGGCGCCTGCCCCCGCAAGGACCGCCGGCGGACAAGGTGGCCTTGAAGAAGCTGCTCCTGCAAAAGAAAGCCGCAAAGCAGGCGGGCACTGCCTGA
- a CDS encoding chemotaxis response regulator protein-glutamate methylesterase, with translation MPIRVLVVDDTIMYRKVVSDILAEVPDVEVVGTANNGQIALSRIASVQPDLITLDVEMPVMNGLELLEEMQRRGLDVGVIMLSTLTKRGSEITLRALELGAFDFITKPDAEDREQAVRELRSALVPRIKAYAKRMEVRRLLRSRPTPAPPTAAPAAKPSGAPLARRVGKSKAVAIGISTGGPNALAQMLPMLPKLGVPIFLVQHMPPVFTKSLAESLDAKCAYTVREAEHNDIVVPDTIYIAPGGKQMRVASGSAGLKVIQITDDPPENNCKPSVDYLFRSVAREYGALATGVIMTGMGGDGTLGLKVMKSFGAVTIGQDEASCVVYGMPKMAIEAGVVDIVAPLDRIAEEIVRTVR, from the coding sequence ATGCCCATTCGTGTTCTTGTGGTGGACGACACCATCATGTACCGGAAAGTGGTGTCGGATATTCTTGCAGAAGTCCCTGATGTGGAAGTGGTGGGCACCGCCAATAACGGCCAGATCGCCTTGTCACGTATTGCTTCGGTACAGCCGGACCTCATCACCTTGGATGTCGAGATGCCGGTGATGAACGGCTTGGAACTCTTGGAAGAAATGCAGCGCCGTGGCTTGGACGTGGGGGTTATCATGCTTTCCACCCTCACCAAGCGGGGCAGTGAAATCACGCTCCGGGCCCTGGAATTGGGGGCATTTGATTTCATCACCAAGCCTGATGCCGAGGACCGGGAGCAGGCGGTGCGGGAGTTGCGCAGCGCCCTGGTGCCGCGCATCAAGGCGTACGCCAAACGTATGGAAGTGCGGCGGCTGCTGCGCTCGCGCCCAACGCCCGCGCCGCCGACAGCCGCTCCGGCAGCCAAGCCTTCTGGAGCCCCCCTGGCGCGCCGGGTAGGAAAGTCCAAGGCTGTGGCCATCGGCATTTCCACGGGCGGCCCCAATGCCTTGGCGCAGATGCTCCCCATGCTCCCCAAATTGGGGGTGCCGATCTTTTTGGTGCAGCACATGCCGCCGGTGTTTACCAAGTCTCTCGCCGAAAGCCTGGACGCCAAATGCGCCTATACGGTGCGGGAGGCCGAGCACAACGATATCGTGGTGCCGGATACCATCTATATCGCCCCAGGGGGCAAGCAAATGCGGGTTGCCTCCGGCAGCGCCGGCCTGAAAGTCATCCAGATCACGGACGATCCGCCGGAGAACAATTGCAAACCCTCGGTGGATTACCTGTTCCGCTCCGTGGCCCGGGAGTACGGGGCTTTGGCTACCGGTGTTATCATGACCGGCATGGGCGGCGATGGCACCCTAGGACTCAAGGTAATGAAGAGCTTCGGCGCGGTCACCATTGGTCAGGACGAGGCGTCCTGCGTGGTGTATGGCATGCCGAAGATGGCCATTGAAGCAGGCGTGGTGGATATTGTTGCTCCGCTGGACCGCATTGCGGAAGAGATCGTACGCACGGTGCGTTAG
- a CDS encoding chemotaxis protein CheW → MKTQQSGQLQMSCFYVGSALCGIDIRVIQEMNKQMEMTRVPGAPAYVLGIMNLRGRIVTIIDLGKKLGLGQSKKTEQSRIIIVNSREENIGLLVDRIADVVTTRWEDVEPTPSNIKGIKGKYFHGVCKSGKELVAILDIDAVLADE, encoded by the coding sequence ATGAAAACGCAACAAAGCGGTCAGTTGCAAATGTCGTGCTTTTATGTGGGATCCGCCCTGTGTGGCATTGATATCCGCGTTATCCAAGAAATGAACAAGCAGATGGAGATGACGCGGGTCCCAGGAGCCCCAGCGTATGTGCTCGGCATCATGAATTTGCGTGGTCGTATCGTCACCATCATCGATCTGGGAAAGAAGCTGGGTCTCGGTCAGTCGAAGAAGACGGAGCAAAGCCGTATTATTATTGTCAATTCTCGCGAAGAAAATATCGGCCTCTTGGTGGACCGTATTGCCGATGTCGTGACGACGCGATGGGAAGACGTGGAGCCGACGCCGTCCAATATCAAGGGTATTAAAGGCAAATATTTTCACGGAGTATGTAAGTCTGGAAAAGAACTCGTCGCTATCTTGGACATTGATGCCGTCCTCGCTGACGAGTAA
- a CDS encoding chemotaxis protein CheW, producing the protein MMMDDETLGMYVEEAMEHLADIENDLLAIEQAGADIDEELVNKVFRAAHSIKGGAGFLGLSKIKDLGHKIENVLDLIRNRELTPTPDVVNIVLLAFDKLRDMIASAATSNDEDIESHIAALTGIVTGGGKPAVQTAVETLVDIQNPQGRSVFAVSRFDLEQATKGGKNLYLLEFDLIHDIEAKKKTVLDILKNLETTGTIVDVKLDLEAVGDLESGDFSNRIPLYVLFASIIEADIMPALLDLDQRAIHAVDLASAPAASAPEFAQELLEVTPPTPEEDRTDDLVKELFSADTLAAAVGAPAPQPGPAPAAPTPPRAPEAPKPTAPPKSAPAAAASEQEPASADAAPKPGGKTFTQSETLRVHVSLLEDLMNLAGELVLSRNQLMQAISSNVLHQIQVAGQRIDLVTSELQETIMLTRMQTIGTIFNKFPRVVRDLARSLGKQIDLQLEGNEVELDKTIIEGLGDPLTHLVRNSADHGIEPPEERIAQGKNPTGTILLKAYHEAGQVIVEIIDDGRGLNTAKIVEKAVAKGLITAEQARGMSEKEKANLIFLPGLSTAEKVTDVSGRGVGMDVVKSNLDQLGGQVDIETAPGKGTTIRIKLPLTLAIIPSLLVSVGEERFAVPQVNVDELLRVPAQSIGERIELVGDAEVLILRGELIPLVYLSTVLNLGDEFSSAARMVGHVLRGEPAPEKPVDINLVVVSAGQFRYGLVVDELHDSVEIVVKPLGRHFKECQGYAGATIMGDGHVALILDVAGLGRLADLSITAGLEQKSVALAKEEAAKGIREDRISLFTFRNTPEEHCAVPLDLVARVELIHAKDIEEVSGRRVIKYRGGSLPVFSLDQAANVGVLELAGELVVIVFSINGHEIGLLASPPVDAMELDVAIDTFTLRQPGISGSAIIGEHTTLIVDIYELVQTLQPDWFVQRVAPVSDTGGDGEAGVPNLLLVEDSEFFRNQVRRFLEADGYTVETAEDGLVAWNMLQAGPDRYDLVVTDIEMPNMDGFQLTERIRGDARFTGLPVVALTSLASEEDQARGKAVGIDAYEIKLDKDRLLQSIYDCLQRYAAA; encoded by the coding sequence ATGATGATGGATGACGAAACTCTCGGCATGTATGTGGAAGAGGCCATGGAGCACCTCGCCGATATCGAGAATGACCTCTTGGCCATCGAACAGGCCGGAGCGGATATTGACGAGGAATTGGTCAACAAGGTCTTTCGTGCTGCCCACTCCATCAAGGGAGGCGCTGGATTTCTGGGCTTGTCCAAGATCAAGGATTTGGGGCACAAGATCGAAAATGTCCTGGACTTGATCCGCAACCGGGAGCTGACGCCGACCCCGGATGTGGTCAACATCGTGCTCCTTGCCTTCGATAAATTGCGCGACATGATCGCCTCCGCGGCCACGAGCAATGACGAGGACATCGAAAGCCACATCGCAGCGCTCACCGGCATCGTCACCGGCGGCGGCAAGCCCGCGGTCCAGACTGCGGTGGAGACTTTGGTGGATATCCAAAATCCCCAAGGGCGTTCCGTGTTCGCGGTGTCTCGTTTCGATCTCGAACAGGCGACCAAGGGAGGGAAGAATCTCTATCTCCTGGAGTTCGATCTCATTCACGACATCGAGGCCAAAAAGAAGACCGTCCTGGACATCCTCAAGAACTTGGAAACCACGGGAACCATTGTTGACGTCAAACTCGACCTGGAGGCGGTAGGCGATCTGGAAAGCGGTGATTTTTCCAATCGTATCCCGCTGTACGTGCTTTTTGCTTCCATCATCGAGGCGGACATTATGCCCGCGCTTCTGGACTTGGATCAGAGGGCCATCCATGCGGTGGACCTGGCCTCGGCCCCGGCGGCTTCGGCCCCGGAGTTCGCCCAGGAGCTTTTGGAGGTAACTCCGCCCACGCCGGAGGAGGACCGCACCGATGACCTCGTGAAAGAGCTGTTTTCGGCGGATACCCTGGCGGCAGCTGTGGGTGCGCCGGCGCCTCAACCGGGACCTGCCCCTGCGGCCCCGACGCCGCCTCGCGCACCGGAAGCGCCCAAACCTACGGCGCCGCCCAAATCTGCGCCAGCCGCGGCAGCAAGCGAGCAAGAACCAGCGTCGGCAGATGCCGCCCCTAAGCCCGGCGGCAAGACATTTACGCAGTCCGAGACCCTGCGGGTGCATGTGAGCCTCTTGGAGGACCTCATGAACCTGGCCGGAGAGTTGGTGCTCAGCCGCAACCAGCTCATGCAGGCCATCTCCTCCAACGTCCTGCATCAGATCCAGGTGGCCGGGCAGCGCATCGATTTGGTGACCTCGGAGTTGCAGGAAACCATCATGCTCACCCGCATGCAGACCATCGGCACCATCTTCAACAAGTTTCCACGTGTGGTGCGGGATCTGGCCCGTTCCTTGGGCAAGCAGATCGATCTCCAGCTGGAAGGCAACGAAGTTGAGCTGGATAAGACCATCATCGAGGGCCTGGGCGATCCCTTGACCCACTTGGTGCGCAACTCCGCCGATCACGGCATCGAGCCGCCGGAAGAGCGTATCGCCCAAGGGAAAAACCCCACGGGCACCATCCTGCTCAAGGCCTATCATGAGGCCGGGCAGGTCATCGTGGAGATCATTGATGATGGCCGTGGTCTCAATACTGCCAAAATCGTGGAAAAGGCCGTGGCCAAGGGACTCATCACCGCAGAGCAGGCCCGGGGCATGAGCGAAAAGGAGAAGGCCAACCTGATTTTCCTGCCGGGGCTCTCCACTGCGGAAAAGGTCACCGATGTCTCCGGCCGCGGTGTGGGCATGGATGTGGTGAAATCCAACCTCGATCAGCTGGGCGGCCAGGTGGATATCGAGACTGCGCCGGGCAAGGGCACCACCATCCGCATCAAGCTCCCCCTGACCTTGGCGATCATCCCAAGCCTTTTGGTCTCGGTGGGCGAGGAGCGTTTTGCCGTGCCTCAGGTCAATGTGGACGAACTCTTGCGTGTCCCGGCCCAGAGCATCGGCGAGCGCATCGAGCTGGTGGGGGATGCGGAAGTGCTCATCTTACGGGGCGAGCTCATCCCCTTGGTATATCTCTCCACGGTGCTCAATTTGGGTGACGAGTTTTCGTCGGCGGCGCGCATGGTGGGGCACGTGCTCCGCGGCGAACCGGCGCCGGAGAAGCCCGTGGACATCAACCTCGTGGTCGTGTCTGCCGGGCAGTTCCGCTATGGGTTGGTGGTGGATGAACTGCACGACTCGGTAGAGATCGTGGTCAAGCCCTTGGGCCGGCACTTCAAGGAATGCCAGGGCTATGCCGGGGCCACCATCATGGGCGATGGTCATGTGGCCTTGATCCTGGACGTCGCGGGACTGGGCCGCTTGGCGGATCTCAGCATTACTGCTGGCCTCGAGCAGAAGAGTGTTGCCTTGGCTAAGGAAGAAGCAGCCAAAGGAATCCGTGAAGACCGTATTTCGCTCTTCACTTTCCGCAACACCCCAGAAGAACATTGTGCTGTACCGTTAGATTTAGTGGCTCGGGTGGAGCTCATCCATGCTAAAGACATTGAAGAGGTTAGTGGCCGTCGGGTGATCAAATACCGTGGCGGCAGTCTCCCGGTGTTTTCTTTGGATCAAGCGGCTAATGTGGGAGTGCTCGAGCTTGCGGGCGAGCTCGTGGTCATCGTTTTTTCCATCAACGGGCACGAGATTGGTCTTTTGGCTTCCCCGCCGGTGGACGCCATGGAGCTGGACGTGGCCATCGATACCTTTACCTTGCGTCAGCCAGGTATCAGTGGTTCGGCCATCATCGGCGAACATACCACCCTTATCGTGGATATTTACGAGCTGGTGCAGACTCTGCAGCCCGACTGGTTTGTCCAGCGTGTCGCCCCGGTGTCCGATACTGGCGGCGATGGAGAAGCGGGCGTGCCCAACCTGTTGCTGGTGGAAGATTCGGAGTTCTTCCGCAATCAGGTGCGGCGATTCCTGGAGGCAGACGGCTACACTGTGGAGACAGCGGAAGACGGCCTGGTTGCCTGGAATATGCTCCAGGCAGGCCCGGATCGCTATGATCTCGTCGTCACGGACATCGAGATGCCCAACATGGATGGCTTCCAGTTGACGGAGAGGATTCGCGGCGATGCCCGTTTTACGGGACTGCCTGTGGTGGCCTTGACCTCCCTGGCCAGCGAAGAGGATCAGGCCCGAGGCAAGGCCGTGGGCATCGATGCCTATGAGATCAAGTTGGACAAAGACCGTCTGCTCCAGTCTATCTATGATTGTCTGCAACGTTACGCCGCCGCTTAA
- a CDS encoding STAS domain-containing protein yields the protein MSEVVHDGEVIEVKLDKDIVSTTVEAIKAELVDLVAFKPAELRLNLAQVQLVDSMGIGVLVATHNSLKKNGGALRLTHVSAPVAKLLRSMRLDRHFTVEE from the coding sequence ATGTCAGAAGTGGTGCATGACGGCGAGGTTATTGAGGTCAAGCTGGATAAGGATATCGTTTCCACCACGGTGGAGGCCATCAAGGCGGAACTGGTGGATCTTGTCGCCTTCAAGCCAGCGGAGCTTCGTCTCAACCTCGCGCAGGTCCAGTTGGTGGATTCCATGGGTATCGGAGTGCTGGTGGCCACCCACAATTCCTTGAAGAAAAATGGCGGGGCGTTGCGTCTGACCCATGTGTCTGCACCAGTGGCCAAGCTGTTGCGCTCCATGCGTCTGGACCGACATTTCACGGTGGAAGAGTAG